From a region of the Microterricola gilva genome:
- a CDS encoding DUF4406 domain-containing protein: MTTPLLILIAGPYRSGTGDDPALLAANLAQLERAAWPIFQAGHIPMIGEWVALPVLRGAGGTSVADPVAADIMYPTADRLLQHCDAVLRLPGTSAGADQDVAIAERRGIPVYFSLEEVPGFQPQPV, from the coding sequence ATGACGACACCACTGCTCATTCTTATCGCAGGCCCCTACCGTTCGGGAACCGGGGACGACCCCGCTCTGTTGGCCGCCAACCTGGCGCAGCTCGAACGGGCGGCGTGGCCGATCTTCCAGGCCGGGCACATCCCGATGATCGGCGAGTGGGTGGCCCTGCCCGTGCTCCGCGGCGCAGGCGGGACGAGCGTGGCCGATCCGGTTGCGGCCGACATCATGTACCCGACCGCCGACCGCCTGCTCCAGCACTGCGACGCCGTGCTGCGCCTGCCAGGCACCTCGGCCGGTGCGGATCAGGATGTCGCCATCGCGGAGCGGCGCGGCATCCCCGTCTACTTCTCGCTCGAGGAGGTGCCTGGCTTCCAGCCTCAGCCCGTGTAG
- a CDS encoding GNAT family N-acetyltransferase, translating to MGHRAVLGPALWVERISEWCAAPDSWVATHAELGVCGALVLGEASSYVPAATEPELYVRSLIGSRDPRAKGAGRRLLALADERAAASGVTLLRVDCYAGGTGDLIAFYESCGYTRAETFAVEKQPQDWPGQVLARRLD from the coding sequence GTGGGGCACCGAGCCGTTCTCGGGCCAGCCCTGTGGGTGGAGCGCATCTCGGAGTGGTGCGCCGCGCCGGACAGCTGGGTGGCGACGCATGCCGAGCTCGGCGTGTGTGGCGCACTCGTGCTCGGCGAGGCTTCGAGCTACGTGCCCGCGGCGACCGAACCGGAGCTCTACGTGCGCTCGCTCATTGGCTCACGCGACCCGCGCGCGAAGGGCGCCGGCCGACGCCTGCTCGCCCTCGCGGACGAGCGCGCCGCGGCATCCGGCGTCACTCTCCTGCGGGTGGATTGCTACGCGGGCGGCACGGGCGATCTCATCGCCTTCTACGAGTCGTGCGGGTACACCCGCGCCGAGACGTTCGCGGTCGAAAAGCAGCCTCAGGACTGGCCGGGCCAGGTGCTCGCCCGCAGGCTCGACTGA
- a CDS encoding winged helix-turn-helix transcriptional regulator: protein MEKDLVPECGVARFLTLFDGAWATLIVRELLHGPHRFTELRTALPGISAHTLTSRLRRFEEHGIVTRTVYAEIPPRVVYELTPLGHELRAVLDAMNAWGTAAPDSAFVDVA, encoded by the coding sequence GTGGAGAAGGATCTCGTGCCGGAATGCGGTGTCGCCCGCTTCCTGACGCTCTTCGACGGAGCCTGGGCAACGCTCATCGTGCGGGAGCTGCTGCACGGCCCGCATCGCTTCACCGAACTCCGCACGGCGCTCCCCGGCATCAGCGCGCACACCCTGACCAGCCGGCTGCGGCGCTTCGAGGAACACGGCATCGTCACGCGAACGGTCTACGCAGAGATCCCGCCGCGGGTGGTCTACGAGTTGACGCCGCTCGGCCACGAGCTGCGCGCGGTGCTGGACGCGATGAACGCCTGGGGCACCGCCGCCCCGGATTCGGCGTTCGTCGATGTTGCGTGA
- a CDS encoding SDR family oxidoreductase, producing MVYIVHGATGAQGSPVLSSLLAAGKEATAAVRTPAGLPTGAGAVTVDFADAASLADAYRGSEGVFVHLPLGAPDQLAGFAASVVEAIGQARPARVVISTSGQIVDDPESPLQAADDSAIMTLIRGVEATGVPFAVVAPRLYLENLLLPMVAGPAAEDGVLRYPLRADYPVSWSSHLDVAATVVRLLTGPALEGTVAVGHHPALTGADLAAGFAAHMGRDVRFEALSPAEFGVLITPLFGADASAPVVGLYEALGAQDGNTIDAANSAQQLLELQPRSVSAWLAEVSAA from the coding sequence ATGGTTTACATCGTGCATGGCGCCACCGGCGCCCAAGGTTCCCCCGTTCTCTCCTCCCTCCTTGCCGCCGGCAAGGAGGCGACCGCCGCGGTCCGCACCCCCGCTGGCCTGCCGACCGGCGCCGGAGCGGTGACCGTCGACTTCGCTGACGCCGCGTCCCTCGCCGATGCCTACCGCGGCTCGGAGGGCGTGTTCGTGCACCTCCCGCTCGGTGCCCCCGATCAGCTGGCCGGCTTCGCTGCATCCGTCGTCGAGGCCATCGGTCAGGCGCGCCCCGCTCGCGTCGTCATCTCCACCAGCGGTCAGATCGTCGACGATCCGGAGTCGCCCCTGCAGGCCGCCGACGACAGCGCGATCATGACGCTCATCCGCGGCGTCGAGGCCACAGGTGTGCCGTTCGCGGTCGTCGCCCCGCGCCTGTACCTCGAGAACCTGCTGCTGCCCATGGTCGCCGGACCCGCCGCCGAGGACGGCGTGCTGCGCTACCCGCTGCGCGCCGACTACCCCGTCTCGTGGAGCTCTCACCTGGACGTCGCGGCCACCGTCGTGCGCCTGCTCACCGGCCCCGCCCTCGAGGGCACCGTCGCCGTCGGCCACCACCCTGCGCTCACCGGCGCCGATCTCGCCGCCGGCTTCGCCGCCCACATGGGCCGCGACGTCCGCTTCGAGGCACTCTCCCCCGCCGAGTTCGGCGTGCTCATCACGCCGCTGTTCGGTGCGGATGCCTCGGCGCCGGTCGTCGGCCTCTACGAGGCACTCGGCGCTCAGGATGGCAACACGATCGACGCCGCCAACAGCGCCCAGCAGCTCCTCGAGCTGCAGCCGCGCTCGGTCTCGGCATGGCTCGCCGAGGTCAGCGCCGCGTAG
- a CDS encoding helix-turn-helix transcriptional regulator — MLFLDDWDDLDESSWGVAEAVRRATGLPIVLSRLQGLRARHTPSGLHASTLEPTFVIEMVPIRFEELEQVISGHLAGQIEKSTISRLYAKSGGIVGLALSLVDAGVREGRLRESDGVWVATRDMWSPGLRGVVEAHLENLGSDARDALEIIALVGVADIETVRKLVSWDTLELLEERAMVKLVPSGNRHLVTVVPPLLVEFFRHEPVAARRIRLTELILERLGAAESMGVLLASAAPDDENVGESDALFVRLLQERARTRRIVTKAEWEQSPTPSTATTYIRALMHAPEARGLIAEVFESTDSSLGDEASRVEYLILRAQWGAFVDGTLDAALSSLASATRDLGVHRRAADAASVIVETSLRAVPSDFADRLEITDDLPEAVRVRLLEAQMFVLITLGRFGDASRVFLSIGEKEKNAVGFAPNVLYGLVLLGLGDHAGAVSWSLRGVDEAHGFLDVDAVRAHGAVAALCLTIEGDYAGTESILNTMFAAGDAPPHLQGSQLTLLNIASLVAIRRGNMALGEKYARDLAELPIADGPLPGQARAWSIAQDVAFNGDLAAAARILWDSAEELWERGARFAAVLAYMTNVEMLPDAERLATTRERAALIDDAYIKPHLDFLTARFENDPAGLIANVPALLETGRPGLALISLRRAAELYQESGEYDRSVATEAEHDQVLKELGDRGIDTTRFQATAINLTDRELEIARYVGQGLTNPEIATRLVLSVRTVESHMHRIMRKTNVANRRELIRNLESFAR; from the coding sequence GTGCTCTTCCTCGACGACTGGGACGACCTCGATGAGTCGTCATGGGGCGTTGCGGAGGCGGTGCGTCGCGCCACGGGTCTTCCCATCGTTCTCTCTCGCCTGCAAGGACTGCGTGCCCGGCACACGCCGAGCGGCCTGCACGCCTCAACGCTCGAGCCGACGTTCGTCATCGAGATGGTTCCGATTCGCTTCGAGGAACTCGAACAGGTGATCAGCGGCCACCTCGCCGGTCAGATTGAGAAGAGCACGATCAGCAGGCTCTACGCGAAATCGGGCGGCATCGTCGGTCTCGCGTTGAGCCTTGTCGATGCGGGAGTCCGCGAGGGGCGATTGCGCGAGAGCGACGGAGTCTGGGTCGCGACGCGCGACATGTGGAGCCCGGGCCTTCGCGGTGTTGTGGAAGCCCACCTCGAGAATCTCGGCAGTGACGCCCGCGACGCGCTCGAGATCATCGCCCTCGTCGGCGTCGCCGATATCGAGACCGTGCGCAAGCTCGTGAGCTGGGACACGCTTGAACTGCTCGAAGAGCGAGCGATGGTCAAGCTCGTTCCATCAGGCAACCGGCACCTTGTCACCGTCGTGCCACCGCTGTTGGTGGAGTTTTTCCGTCACGAGCCCGTCGCTGCCCGGCGGATCCGCCTGACTGAGCTCATCTTGGAGCGCCTCGGAGCGGCCGAATCGATGGGGGTTCTCCTCGCGAGCGCGGCCCCGGATGACGAGAACGTGGGCGAGAGCGATGCACTCTTTGTGCGCCTGCTGCAGGAGCGCGCACGCACGCGCCGCATCGTCACGAAGGCTGAGTGGGAGCAGTCACCGACCCCGTCAACGGCAACCACCTACATCCGGGCGCTGATGCACGCGCCGGAGGCCCGCGGCCTGATCGCCGAGGTTTTCGAGTCGACGGACTCCTCGCTCGGGGACGAGGCAAGCCGCGTCGAGTATCTGATCCTCCGAGCGCAATGGGGGGCGTTCGTCGACGGCACGCTCGACGCCGCCCTCAGCAGCCTCGCCTCCGCGACGCGCGACCTCGGCGTGCATCGTCGGGCTGCGGACGCTGCCAGCGTGATCGTCGAGACTTCGCTTCGTGCTGTTCCGAGCGATTTCGCCGATCGGCTGGAGATCACCGATGATCTCCCCGAGGCAGTGCGGGTGCGGTTGCTGGAAGCGCAGATGTTCGTGCTCATCACGCTTGGGCGATTCGGTGACGCGAGTCGAGTGTTCCTCTCGATCGGCGAGAAAGAGAAGAACGCGGTTGGCTTCGCGCCCAACGTGCTCTACGGGCTAGTGCTGCTCGGCCTCGGTGACCATGCCGGCGCGGTCTCCTGGTCGCTGCGCGGGGTCGACGAGGCCCACGGGTTCCTCGACGTCGACGCCGTGCGCGCACACGGGGCGGTCGCCGCGCTCTGCCTCACGATTGAAGGTGACTATGCCGGCACCGAATCGATCTTGAACACGATGTTCGCCGCCGGGGATGCGCCGCCGCACCTGCAGGGCAGCCAACTCACGCTCCTGAACATCGCATCGCTCGTGGCGATACGACGCGGCAATATGGCGTTGGGCGAGAAGTATGCCAGAGACCTCGCGGAGCTGCCCATTGCGGATGGACCGCTGCCCGGCCAAGCGCGAGCGTGGTCGATTGCTCAAGACGTCGCGTTCAACGGTGACCTCGCAGCGGCGGCACGGATCTTGTGGGATTCTGCGGAGGAGCTCTGGGAGCGCGGGGCGCGCTTCGCGGCGGTGCTTGCGTACATGACCAACGTGGAGATGCTTCCGGATGCGGAACGGCTGGCGACCACTCGGGAGCGGGCCGCGCTGATCGACGACGCGTACATCAAGCCGCACCTGGATTTCCTCACCGCCAGGTTTGAGAACGACCCAGCCGGCCTCATCGCCAACGTGCCGGCGCTCCTGGAGACTGGTCGGCCGGGTCTTGCCTTGATCTCACTGCGGCGGGCAGCCGAGCTTTACCAGGAGTCGGGCGAGTACGACCGCTCGGTGGCCACTGAAGCGGAGCACGACCAGGTGCTCAAGGAACTCGGAGACCGCGGTATCGACACGACGCGATTCCAGGCCACGGCGATCAACCTCACCGATCGTGAACTCGAGATCGCGCGGTACGTCGGGCAGGGCCTGACCAACCCGGAGATCGCAACCAGACTCGTGCTCAGCGTGCGCACGGTCGAGAGTCACATGCATCGCATCATGCGCAAGACCAACGTCGCAAACAGACGAGAACTCATTCGGAACCTCGAGTCCTTCGCGCGCTAG
- a CDS encoding NIPSNAP family protein, translating to MITIHLRYEIDADKLDDFRTYGQEWIRLVTKLGGTHHGYFLPSEGDSDEAFALFSFDSFASYEQYRIAAASDPECIAAFDFAKTTQCIRRYERRFLSPVFE from the coding sequence ATGATCACCATCCACCTCCGCTACGAGATCGATGCCGACAAACTCGACGACTTCCGCACTTACGGCCAGGAGTGGATCCGGCTGGTCACGAAGCTCGGCGGCACCCACCACGGCTACTTCCTCCCCAGCGAGGGCGACAGCGACGAAGCGTTTGCGCTGTTCAGTTTCGACTCCTTTGCCAGCTACGAGCAGTACCGCATTGCGGCCGCCTCTGACCCGGAGTGCATCGCCGCGTTCGATTTCGCGAAGACGACGCAGTGCATCCGCCGTTACGAAAGGCGCTTCCTCTCTCCCGTCTTCGAGTAG